Proteins from one Sphaeramia orbicularis chromosome 17, fSphaOr1.1, whole genome shotgun sequence genomic window:
- the LOC115436545 gene encoding cell wall protein DAN4-like isoform X1, translated as MRFVINLVLCVLVVPTGSTQTRGQSSVVPPLFTPGHTGASASPDLTEDPGSEVPQWTHNPTGRNETSTQPTAAVTKTERTFYSQTAEYTTNMLSTSSAGATAEKNNTPAFTTQPGESTASPSDILSFTPTVPTPSPTESTVLLTTEPLTTFSSQHTSSTDHASLTMAPTQQTTTGRHQSSAPARAAGPTHQEVPAELNVGDEDFKGPRLRPSSPLDPLLAGLLSVFIVTTAIVFVILFLKFRQRTNHPEFHRLQDLPMDDLMEDTPLSRYSY; from the exons ATGAGATTTGTAATTAATTTGGTGTTGTGCGTGTTGGTGGTCCCTACCGGCTCAACGCAGACAAGAG GTCAGAGCAGCGTTGTTCCTCCTCTTTTCACCCCGGGTCATACTGGAGCCTCAGCATCTCCTGACCTGACAGAGGATCCTGGGAGCGAGGTTCCACAGTGGACACATAATCCCACCGGCAGGAATGAAACTTCAACTCAACCCACAGCAGCCGTCACCAAGACCGAAAGGACattctattcccaaactgcagaaTACACAACTAACATGTTGAGTACAAGCTCTGCAGGGGCCAcagctgaaaaaaacaatacacctGCATTCACGACCCAACCAG GTGAGTCCACTGCTTCTCCCTCAG ACATCCTTTCATTCACGCCGACCGTTCCGACCCCGTCCCCCACTGAAAGCACCGTCCTCCTGACCACGGAGCCCCTCACCACCTTTTCATCTCAGCATACATCCTCTACAGACCACGCGTCCCTGACCATGGCCCCCACACAGCAGACAACCACAGGCCGCCACCAGAGCTCAGCTCCGGCCCGGGCTGCAGGACCGACCCACCAGGAGGTCCCAGCTGAGCTGAACGTAGGAGACGAAG ATTTCAAGGGGCCTCGCCTCCGTCCCAGTTCACCTTTAGACCCCCTGCTCGCCGGCCTTCTGTCAGTGTTTATCGTCACCACGGCTATCGTCTTTGTCATCCTCTTTCTCAAGTTCCGCCAAAGGACCAACCATCCAGAGTTTCACCGACTGCAGGATCTACCCATG gaTGACTTAATGGAGGACACACCACTCTCCAGATACTCCTACTGA
- the LOC115436545 gene encoding rho family-interacting cell polarization regulator 1-like isoform X2 — protein sequence MRFVINLVLCVLVVPTGSTQTRGQSSVVPPLFTPGHTGASASPDLTEDPGSEVPQWTHNPTGRNETSTQPTAAVTKTERTFYSQTAEYTTNMLSTSSAGATAEKNNTPAFTTQPDILSFTPTVPTPSPTESTVLLTTEPLTTFSSQHTSSTDHASLTMAPTQQTTTGRHQSSAPARAAGPTHQEVPAELNVGDEDFKGPRLRPSSPLDPLLAGLLSVFIVTTAIVFVILFLKFRQRTNHPEFHRLQDLPMDDLMEDTPLSRYSY from the exons ATGAGATTTGTAATTAATTTGGTGTTGTGCGTGTTGGTGGTCCCTACCGGCTCAACGCAGACAAGAG GTCAGAGCAGCGTTGTTCCTCCTCTTTTCACCCCGGGTCATACTGGAGCCTCAGCATCTCCTGACCTGACAGAGGATCCTGGGAGCGAGGTTCCACAGTGGACACATAATCCCACCGGCAGGAATGAAACTTCAACTCAACCCACAGCAGCCGTCACCAAGACCGAAAGGACattctattcccaaactgcagaaTACACAACTAACATGTTGAGTACAAGCTCTGCAGGGGCCAcagctgaaaaaaacaatacacctGCATTCACGACCCAACCAG ACATCCTTTCATTCACGCCGACCGTTCCGACCCCGTCCCCCACTGAAAGCACCGTCCTCCTGACCACGGAGCCCCTCACCACCTTTTCATCTCAGCATACATCCTCTACAGACCACGCGTCCCTGACCATGGCCCCCACACAGCAGACAACCACAGGCCGCCACCAGAGCTCAGCTCCGGCCCGGGCTGCAGGACCGACCCACCAGGAGGTCCCAGCTGAGCTGAACGTAGGAGACGAAG ATTTCAAGGGGCCTCGCCTCCGTCCCAGTTCACCTTTAGACCCCCTGCTCGCCGGCCTTCTGTCAGTGTTTATCGTCACCACGGCTATCGTCTTTGTCATCCTCTTTCTCAAGTTCCGCCAAAGGACCAACCATCCAGAGTTTCACCGACTGCAGGATCTACCCATG gaTGACTTAATGGAGGACACACCACTCTCCAGATACTCCTACTGA